A genomic region of Trifolium pratense cultivar HEN17-A07 linkage group LG3, ARS_RC_1.1, whole genome shotgun sequence contains the following coding sequences:
- the LOC123917460 gene encoding replication factor A protein 1-like, with the protein MVFCENKKLDCKFEDVADLLPGKEIGAIKVRVLRLWKVPAFMNPMEFNSLEMVLCDGKGGKIHASVRKQLINMFDSKLEEGGVYEISSLSIFPESGLYRTTLHRYKLGFQSKTVVKPSQSSDISQYGFSFTNIDEICSFTHDYEFLVDVVGVMTGISAEREYIRDGKITKMVNIELTDHTGKCECALFGDYVDDLNKKMGKLTSGLPIVAVQFAKVKMFRDKASIQNVLHATRIFVNADIPELESFKSSIAVHGIESDTIVPLIGSQPRPSLEEEFLQMHPKKTVAQLNVLVEDGVFAVCGEVVGVVDSQNWWYPACKCHKAVVPDSGSYFCSSCDRHVFQVIPRFRVKFEIVDGESSCIVVVFDSEMSYILEKSCAFFVAQSKARNGGPHPIEFDGLIGKKMLFAVAVSGKQSSMGDGSYRVRRICMDPVIIEKFCSQGGFCTPTKVMSPVVDFESESLSDDNVADDDSEALQFVDNLIVTPPTSSVDIDDESDGPFVVKRNLSKAFDGAAKPKRSIRLKKVKIEKD; encoded by the exons ATGGTGTTTTGCGAAAACAAGAAGTTGGATTGTAAGTTTGAAGATGTTGCTGATTTATTACCTGGGAAAGAAATTGGGGCTATTAAGGTTAGGGTTCTTCGTCTGTGGAAAGTACCTGCTTTTATGAATCCAATGGAGTTCAATTCACTTGAGATGGTTCTATGTGATGGGAAG GGGGGGAAAATTCATGCTTCTGTTAGGAAGCaacttattaatatgtttgatTCGAAGTTGGAAGAGGGCGGAGTGTATGAGATATCCTCTCTGTCTATTTTTCCCGAGAGTGGTTTGTATCGAACGACTCTTCATCGATACAAGCTTGGTTTTCAAAGTAAGACTGTAGTCAAACCTTCTCAGAGTTCTGATATATCGCAATATGGTTTTAGCTTCACAAACATTGATGAGATTTGTTCGTTTACTCATGATTATGAGTTTCTGGTTG ATGTTGTTGGCGTTATGACTGGGATATCTGCTGAGCGAGAGTATATAAGGGATGGCAAGATTACTAAGATGGTTAACATTGAGCTTACTGATCACAC TGGTAAGTGTGAATGTGCTTTGTTTGGTGActatgttgatgatttaaatAAGAAGATGGGGAAATTGACTTCTGGGTTGCCCATTGTTGCTGTTCAATTTGCAAAGGTGAAGATGTTTAGAG ACAAGGCATCTATTCAAAATGTTTTACATGCTACTAGGATTTTTGTTAATGCTGATATTCCAGAGCTCGAATCATTTAAGAGCAG TATTGCGGTGCATGGTATTGAGAGCGATACTATTGTTCCATTGATTGGTAGTCAGCCAAGACCTTCTCTTGAAGAAGAATTTCTTCAGATGCATCCCAAAAAAACGGTGGCTCAGTTGAATGTTTTGGTTGAGGATGGTGTTTTTGCTGTTTGTGGTGAAGTTGTTGGTGTAGTAGATAGTCAGAATTGGTGGTATCCTGCGTGCAAATGTCACAAAGCTGTAGTTCCTGATTCAGGTTCTTACTTCTGTAGTTCTTGTGACAGACATGTTTTCCAAGTTATACCAAG GTTTAGGGTAAAGTTTGAAATTGTGGATGGTGAATCATCTTGCATTGTAGTTGTGTTTGATTCTGAAATGAGCTATATTCTTGAAAAATCATGTGCATTTTTTGTTGCTCAATCAAAG GCTAGAAATGGTGGACCACATCCTATTGAGTTTGATGGTTTGATTGGGAAGAAAATGTTGTTTGCTGTTGCAGTGTCTGGTAAGCAGTCTTCTATGGGTGATGGTTCATATAGGGTAAGAAGAATTTGTATGGACCCTGTTATTATTGAGAAGTTCTGTTCTCAAGGAGGTTTTTGTACTCCAACAAAG gtGATGTCTCCTGTTGTTGATTTCGAATCCGAAAGCTTGAGTGATGATAATGTTGCTGATGATGATTCTGAGGCTCTCCAATTTGTTGACAATCTTATAGTTACTCCACCTACTTCAAGTGTTGACATTGATGATGAAAGTGATGGTCCGTTTGTTGTTAAGAGGAATCTCTCCAAAGCATTTGATGGAGCTGCTAAGCCTAAGCGTAGTATTCGtctaaaaaaagtcaaaattgaGAAGGATTGA
- the LOC123917461 gene encoding zinc finger CCCH domain-containing protein 30-like gives MCGGPDKSKSLSTSSSPSSSSSSAVEVSNNVKDMKNLTVRTDDSFSSLLEFASNNDFEEFKVALDSDASLINEVGLWYVRQNGSKQIVLEHRTPLMVAASYGSIDILKLILSCPEADVNFSCGTDKGTALHCAASGGSVNAVDAVKLLLSAGADINCVDANGNRPVDVIVVPPKLGGVKTILEELLSDSASDGSVDDCSLPASVNSSSPRSAAPFSSNENGSPSSPGATPKFTDTAANFTSEKKEYPIDPSLPDIKNSIYATDEFRMFSFKVRPCSRAYSHDWTECPFVHPGENARRRDPRKFHYSCVPCPDFRKGACRRGDMCEYAHGVFECWLHPAQYRTRLCKDGTSCNRRVCFFAHITEELRPLYVSTGSAVPSPRSAASAANVMDMAAAMSLFPSSPSSISSMSPSPFAQPLSPSANGMSHSNNAWPQPNVPALHLPGSNVQTSRLRSSLSARDMPLDDFNNMLQDFDGQQHILNDLSCFSQPRPGAISVGRSGRSKALTPSNLEDLFCAEISSSPRYSDPAAASVFSPTHKSAVFNQFQQLQSSLSPINTNVMSPKNVEHPLFHQASYGVSSPGRMSPRSMEPLSPMSSRLSAFAQREMQQQQMRSLSSRELGANNPVSAVGSPGNSWSKWGSPTGKADWSVNGHEFGRSPRSTSFEHGNNGQEPDLSWVHSLVKESPPEIKEKLAASGPIASTDPNSNPQVESIDHSVLGAWLEQMQLDQLVV, from the coding sequence ATGTGCGGTGGTCCTGACAAATCAAAATCTCTTTCAACTTCGTCATCTCcatcatcgtcatcatcatctGCTGTAGAAGTTTCAAACAACGTCAAAGACATGAAAAATCTAACTGTTCGTACTGATGATTCTTTTTCCAGCTTACTTGAATTTGCTTCTAACAATGATTTTGAAGAATTTAAGGTAGCTTTAGATAGTGATGCTTCTCTTATTAACGAAGTTGGCCTCTGGTATGTCCGTCAAAATGGATCTAAACAAATTGTTCTTGAGCACAGAACCCCGCTAATGGTGGCTGCTTCCTATGGGAGTATTGATATTCTAAAGCTTATACTCTCATGTCCAGAGGCTGATGTTAATTTCTCCTGTGGGACAGATAAAGGCACTGCTCTTCACTGTGCTGCTTCAGGGGGTTCTGTTAATGCGGTTGATGCTGTGAAACTGCTTTTATCAGCTGGCGCTGATATCAATTGTGTGGATGCTAATGGAAACCGTCCAGTTGATGTTATTGTTGTTCCTCCTAAGCTTGGTGGTGTGAAAACAATTCTTGAAGAACTTCTCTCAGACAGTGCTTCTGATGGGTCTGTTGATGATTGTTCTCTTCCAGCATCTGTTAATTCATCAAGTCCTCGTTCAGCTGCCCCTTTTTCATCAAATGAAAACGGGTCTCCATCCTCTCCTGGGGCTACTCCCAAGTTTACCGACACAGCTGCCAATTTTACATCAGAAAAGAAAGAGTATCCAATTGATCCATCACTTCCTGATATAAAAAACAGCATATATGCTACAGATGAATTCCGCATGTTTTCGTTCAAGGTTCGTCCCTGTTCTCGGGCATACTCTCATGATTGGACCGAGTGTCCTTTTGTTCATCCTGGAGAGAATGCTCGAAGGAGAGACCCCAGAAAATTTCATTACAGCTGTGTGCCATGCCCTGATTTTAGAAAAGGGGCTTGTAGACGTGGGGATATGTGTGAATATGCTCATGGAGTATTTGAGTGCTGGCTGCACCCAGCTCAGTATAGGACAAGGCTCTGCAAAGATGGTACTAGTTGTAACCGAAGGGTGTGCTTTTTTGCTCACATAACTGAAGAGCTTCGTCCGTTGTATGTGTCCACTGGATCTGCTGTTCCTTCACCTCGATCAGCTGCTTCTGCTGCTAATGTCATGGACATGGCTGCTGCAATGAGTCTTTTTCCTAGTTCACCATCATCAATCTCGTCCATGTCTCCATCTCCCTTTGCACAGCCATTATCTCCATCTGCTAATGGCATGTCTCACTCAAATAATGCTTGGCCACAGCCAAATGTGCCTGCTCTTCATTTACCAGGAAGCAATGTTCAAACTAGTCGTTTGAGATCTTCTCTTAGTGCCCGTGATATGCCACTTGACGACTTCAACAATATGTTGCAAGACTTTGATGGTCAACAGCACATACTAAATGACTTGAGCTGTTTCTCACAGCCCCGTCCTGGTGCTATTTCAGTGGGTCGATCTGGTCGGTCTAAAGCACTAACTCCATCAAATCTCGAAGATCTATTTTGTGCTGAAATTTCATCTTCTCCTCGGTATTCCGACCCAGCAGCAGCTTCTGTATTTTCTCCAACACACAAATCTGCTGTCTTCAACCAGTTTCAACAGCTCCAAAGTTCTTTATCACCTATTAATACAAATGTCATGTCTCCTAAGAATGTCGAGCATCCTCTATTCCACCAGGCTTCATATGGTGTCTCTTCTCCCGGAAGGATGTCACCAAGAAGTATGGAACCCCTCTCTCCAATGAGTTCTCGATTGTCAGCATTTGCTCAGCGTGAGATGCAGCAGCAACAGATGCGGAGCCTTAGTTCAAGAGAACTTGGTGCTAACAATCCTGTCTCGGCTGTTGGGTCCCCTGGTAACTCCTGGTCCAAGTGGGGATCCCCTACTGGAAAAGCAGATTGGTCGGTGAATGGACATGAGTTTGGACGTTCACCAAGATCCACCTCTTTTGAGCATGGAAACAATGGGCAGGAGCCTGATCTATCTTGGGTTCATTCCCTTGTCAAGGAATCCCCGCCTGAGATAAAAGAGAAGCTGGCAGCTTCTGGTCCAATTGCATCTACTGATCCGAATTCCAATCCTCAAGTGGAGTCTATTGATCATTCAGTTTTAGGAGCTTGGCTCGAGCAAATGCAGCTGGATCAACTTGTAGTCTAG